The DNA region TTGAACGAAGCGCAGTTGGGAAGGAAGAACGCGCTGAGGCGATCCGCGACGAGCGGCGGCGGGTCGAGATCGAGCTGGCTCCGGGCCGCGGGATTGAGGCCGTTATCGAAGATCGCGGGCCAATAGAGCGGAGGCTGTCCGACACCGATCAGCGTCCCGGAGGGATTGGCGTTCGGCTTGAGAGCGACATCCTCGAACGTCAGCGTCCCCACAGGGGGAGGCGGGAAAGCCATCACATCGCTGATGCCCCTGAGAATATCGTCGGCGCCGAAGGTGCCGACGGACCCGTCGTACGTCGTCCACTTTCGCGGATCATTCTGGACCGGCGCCGGGGCTTCCGTGGGAACGACCAGCACACTGCGCCGGGCCAGGTGCCATTCCTGTGCGGGAGGCATCGCGGCGTTGTATTCGGGCAGATGCGGAAAGGCATCCTGGGGGTCGACCCGCGGGTCGAACTCCCACGTGGTTCCGGCGGTATCGGGAACCCAATCGCCGGGGACCGCGTGTCCGTAAACGACCTGCTGGATGTTGGAGGTGACCGGCTTGCCGACAAGCTCCGGGTCCTGATACTGATATTGAACGAAGTTCCGCGCCTTGCGCGACGTGAAGAACATGAGCACGTCGGCGCGCGGCGGCGTGGGGACATACATCGGATCGGGCACGGTGGCGTCCACCGGCGTCTGGTAGATGGCTCCGAAGTTGTTGGGATAGCCCGTCAGCGGGTCGCCGTCGTCGTCGGCCTCCTTGCCGTTGCGGGTCCAGTAGGCGTTGACGGGGTTGCCCACGATGACCATCACCGAGCGCTTGGGATCCACCTGGCGAAGATCCTCGCGGAGGGATTCCTCCAGCGTGCGGAGGCGCTGGTTGATTTCGGTCAGGGCGGTCGCCTGACCGGTGGATTTCACGGTCAGATTCATGACCTGCCCGGCCAGGCTGAGCATGAGCAGCAGGATGCCCAGGGCGACGACGAGCTCGACGAGAGAAAACGCTCTGCGCCGCGTTCGTGCCCGAGGCCGGTACGCTGTACGTAAGATCTTGCTATTCATGAAGTTCGGAGCGCCTTGGGACGACCGAGAATGTTGGCCGGACGGGCGGAAGCAACAGCCCCCGGCAGCACCCCCGTATTATCGCCGCAACCACGTGTCGGTCCAGTGGGGAGCAGGCACAAAGGCACTGAGGCACGAAGGGAGGAGAGGAAATAGGCAATAGGAAGGTGGCCCCGCGCGCAGGAACGGAGCGGATCAGTCCCCCGGTGCGACAAAGAGCGAGCCGATGTCGATGCCCACGACGGGCGACCCACCGGTGAACGCGTAGGACTGGCCGTCACGCTCGATTGGGGGAGGAAAGACCCAGACGGTGCGAAGGGCTTCGTCCTGGTCGAGAAAACCGTTGGAGCCGTTGAACGGGCTGTCATCAAGGTCCTTGACGACGATCTCACGGTCGAGCGTGAGCAGCCCCAGTTCCTGCTGGCCGGATCCCACGCGACGAACTTCGGTCACTTCATAAAGCTGCCCGTTGCGTTCGTCGATCATCACCGTCCCGCGCTCGAAGAAGTCGATGGTCAACGGGCCTGTCGGGTAGTCCGGGTGGTTGATCTGCGCCACGGTGGGCAAGCCCGAGCCTTCTTCGTACTTCAGTCCGAGAATTGCGGGATCGTCGCTTCCCCAGATCTCGAAGCCGACCGGTTTGGTCTCATCCTCGGCCGGTTGGAAGTACACCTGCACGCGCCAGGGCTCAGGGAAGAGCACGTCATCGTCGGAAGGCAGCGGTTCGACCTCCACGGGCCTTGCGGGATCCTGCGGATCGGGCACCTTGGACGGATCCTGCACAGCAAAGCGCAGCGTCGGTCTCGTGCGACGCAAGGTCGCGTAGTACATGGTAAACTCGCGCTCTTCTTCCAACCCTTCCTCAATTTCGTCGGCCGGCGGTGCGGGATTGCAAATCGCCGGATCCAAAGGGGTATTCAGTTTGTGAAAGACGGCGAACGCATAGCGCCGGGCGTCCAGATTATTTTCCCAATTGATGTCGGGCGCGTTGGGATCGGGCTGGCCGGTGTTGTCTTCGAGTTTCTTCGAATCGTACGGCTGCATCGGCGGATAAACACGCTGCTCGAAGCGGATCTGCGGCGCCCCGAACCCGTGAGTGAAAAAGGCGTCGTTGGGCCAGTTCAAATCCAATTGCGGGTTCAGGTTGAAGCTACCCGTGTTTTGCGACATGCCCTCGATGCGCCAAGGAGGAGCCACCGGCTTGTCACGATTTCCGCTGCGAGCCGGCGCAGGGACGTATTCGTAGGTCGACGCGGAGACGTTCTGCATGTGCAGCAGATGCACACGGGTATCCCGGCAGGCGACAAAGTCGCCGCCGCCGAAAGTCGTGTGTTCGCTCAAGTCCCCTGCAAAACCCCCGACGTCCCTCTGCTCACCATCCACACGGAGCAGCAGCTTGCACAATTCCTCGGCCGTCGCCGTCAACGTCTGCTGCGTGGTGAATTCCGCCAGGTTCCGCGCCCGATTCCAGGCGATGGGGAACATGGCCGCGACCATGATCAGACCGATGCCCAGGATGACGATCGCGATCATGAGCTCGAGGAGGGAAAAGGCACGGGAGGAAGGCACGGAGGCACGAAGGCACGAAGGCACGAAGTGAGAGCGCCGAATGCGGAAAGAGGGAAGCCGAATGGGTGAGTCGTTTTTCATTTGTTCGTGCAGGCTCTAACCTGCGGCTCAGAAGCAAATCGGTGCGTCGGGGACGCCCTCTGCGAC from Phycisphaerae bacterium includes:
- a CDS encoding prepilin-type N-terminal cleavage/methylation domain-containing protein: MNSKILRTAYRPRARTRRRAFSLVELVVALGILLLMLSLAGQVMNLTVKSTGQATALTEINQRLRTLEESLREDLRQVDPKRSVMVIVGNPVNAYWTRNGKEADDDGDPLTGYPNNFGAIYQTPVDATVPDPMYVPTPPRADVLMFFTSRKARNFVQYQYQDPELVGKPVTSNIQQVVYGHAVPGDWVPDTAGTTWEFDPRVDPQDAFPHLPEYNAAMPPAQEWHLARRSVLVVPTEAPAPVQNDPRKWTTYDGSVGTFGADDILRGISDVMAFPPPPVGTLTFEDVALKPNANPSGTLIGVGQPPLYWPAIFDNGLNPAARSQLDLDPPPLVADRLSAFFLPNCASFKVEWAFDPGSEAVGGRLDLESEVQWIDPGNTGEKLLDDNDDDPLAALEASLGEAEDASLTSNFQADRAIRLKDLLEGCVWGTSDPDWNGCPGGASGYTTKQRFQYDPAWPNSLNTGPRTNVHVFTASRGQDGLLPEGIFPKALRITVDLWDANGRLDRPVRHVMVIPVGGED